The DNA region AGCGTGGATTTGCCGACATTCGTGTACCCGATAAAAGACAGGGTCGGGATCATTGAGGTTCTCCTGTTCTTTCTCGTGTGTTCCCTTCTTCTGCAAAGGCCGTCAATCTGCTTTTCTAGCTGTTCAATCTGTTTTCTTATGTTTCTTCTTTCCTGCTCAAGTTTTTTCTCTCCGGGACCTCTCGTGCCTATTCCACCCCCCAGCTGGGAAAAAGCCGTCCCCTTGCCTTTAAGTCTCGGCAGATTGTACTGGAATTCTGCAAGCCTTGCCTGGATTTTTCCTTCGTTTGTCTTGGCGTGTTTCGCGAATATCTGTATTATCAGCTGGCTTCGGTCCATTATATCAAGACTGGACTCTTCCCCGATAGCGTTTGCCTGGGTGGGGGTAAGTTCCGTGTCGAAAATTATGGTGTCGGCCCCAAGGTGCTTAGCGTGAAGAGCGATCTCCCTAAGTTTTCCTCTGCCGACCAGGTAACGAGGATCAACGTTCTTTCTTATCTGGACCATCTTGTCGAGCACTACTTTTTCCGCGGAAAGAGCCAGGGAGTTAAGCTCCTCCAAGGATTTTTCAGCAAGGTAGCGAAACTTGGTGCTAAACCCCACAAGTATGACTCCTTCCCTGTTTTCCTTGCCCCCGTTCTTGAGAAAAGCGCTCCTTAGGGACTGTTCTATGGCGGCTATCTCCTGTTCAAGGTTAATGTTTATGCGACCTACGTCAGAAAACTTCGAGATTTCCCACTTCGCATGGTTTTCTCCGTCTGGTGGGACAAGGTTCGCATACTCAAAGCGCCCCGCTGAGCCGTTCTGACCTAAAGAGACAGAAGCTACCAGATCGAGTCTTTCATTTGCCAGGGTCGCCAGATCAGAATTCGTGAGACCAGACCCCTTGAGGTTAGTTCTTACGGCGCGAAATCCCCTGAGCCTGTATTTAGCTCTTCTCATCCTTCCAAGTAGATTTTCAAAAGGAAAATCGCAAGGTTCTCCGATGAATACGAACCTTATCTTTCCCTTACGGTCGATAAATGTCGTTATGGTTTTTCGGAGTTCCTTCGAAAAGGCTAAGAGGGTGCGCGTAAATTCAAGGGTGACCAGATGGTCTTGAGGGATTTTTCTCTTGTATATTCTGAGCAGGTTCTTCAGGTCGCTTCTGG from Candidatus Dadabacteria bacterium includes:
- the hflX gene encoding GTPase HflX yields the protein MLQGGQKIDRIHGNTSGLTRSDLKNLLRIYKRKIPQDHLVTLEFTRTLLAFSKELRKTITTFIDRKGKIRFVFIGEPCDFPFENLLGRMRRAKYRLRGFRAVRTNLKGSGLTNSDLATLANERLDLVASVSLGQNGSAGRFEYANLVPPDGENHAKWEISKFSDVGRININLEQEIAAIEQSLRSAFLKNGGKENREGVILVGFSTKFRYLAEKSLEELNSLALSAEKVVLDKMVQIRKNVDPRYLVGRGKLREIALHAKHLGADTIIFDTELTPTQANAIGEESSLDIMDRSQLIIQIFAKHAKTNEGKIQARLAEFQYNLPRLKGKGTAFSQLGGGIGTRGPGEKKLEQERRNIRKQIEQLEKQIDGLCRRREHTRKNRRTSMIPTLSFIGYTNVGKSTLFNRLTKSSIVTQDKLFSTLNPTTRRVMLPGGKHVLMTDTVGFISKLPKELINAFRATLEEIGEADLLLHVADASDPEVRDKIDSVIKIVESMEFEDIPSILVFNKVDQADADTQAALRETFPETPFVSARDGRDFKELLLYLEKFVEETDADAKLRNSNLEKELKGSSPPPLLHSSL